In the Caballeronia sp. LZ062 genome, one interval contains:
- the lptA gene encoding lipopolysaccharide transport periplasmic protein LptA — protein sequence MNHSFPRPDGGPARATFAHRTTARVRRVMRAALAAAALVALPLACFAPAAHAEKADRDKPLNIEADNMSYDDLNQKNVFTGHVVATKGTIVIKADRVDVTQDPQGYQYATGTSAGNNLSYFRQKRDGVDEYIEGNAVRIDYDGKNDFTKLTTRAVVRRLQGLTTVQDEVRGSVITYDGQKDFYTASAGKDVASPGNPSGRVRAMLAPRSGGAAPLNGSPAALAPSNTIQGTPQQ from the coding sequence ATGAACCACAGCTTCCCTCGTCCCGATGGCGGCCCCGCGCGCGCAACGTTCGCGCATCGCACCACCGCGCGCGTGAGGCGTGTGATGCGGGCCGCGCTGGCCGCCGCCGCCCTCGTCGCGCTGCCGCTCGCGTGCTTCGCGCCGGCCGCGCACGCCGAAAAGGCGGACCGCGACAAGCCGCTCAACATCGAAGCGGACAACATGTCTTACGACGACCTGAACCAGAAGAACGTCTTCACCGGTCACGTGGTCGCCACCAAGGGCACGATCGTCATCAAGGCGGATCGCGTGGATGTCACGCAAGATCCGCAGGGCTATCAGTACGCGACCGGTACGTCCGCCGGCAACAATCTTTCGTACTTCCGCCAGAAGCGCGACGGCGTGGACGAGTACATCGAAGGCAATGCCGTGCGTATCGACTATGACGGCAAGAACGACTTCACGAAACTCACGACGCGCGCCGTGGTGCGCCGCCTGCAAGGACTGACGACAGTGCAGGACGAAGTGCGCGGCAGCGTCATTACTTACGACGGGCAGAAGGACTTCTACACCGCGAGCGCCGGGAAGGACGTGGCGAGCCCGGGCAATCCGAGCGGTCGTGTCCGCGCCATGCTCGCGCCTCGTTCCGGCGGCGCCGCGCCGCTCAACGGCTCGCCTGCCGCGCTCGCGCCGTCGAACACCATTCAAGGAACGCCGCAGCAGTGA
- the lptB gene encoding LPS export ABC transporter ATP-binding protein, producing MNAPATPQSKPNGKSSSLAVRNLKKRYGSRTVVKDVSLDVKSGEVVGLLGPNGAGKTTSFYMIVGLVPLDAGEIDLDGNSISLLPIHQRAHLGLSYLPQEASVFRKLTVEQNIRAVLELQTDDSGKRLSKDGITQRAEALLDELQIAHLRENPALSLSGGERRRVEIARALATNPSFILLDEPFAGVDPIAVLEIQKIVKFLKQRNIGVLITDHNVRETLGICDHAYIISDGSVLAAGAPSEIIENENVRRVYLGEHFRM from the coding sequence GTGAACGCGCCCGCCACGCCCCAAAGCAAGCCGAACGGCAAGTCGAGTTCGCTCGCCGTCCGCAACCTGAAGAAGCGGTACGGTTCGCGCACCGTCGTGAAGGACGTCTCGCTCGACGTGAAGAGCGGCGAAGTGGTCGGTCTGCTCGGCCCGAACGGCGCGGGCAAGACCACGTCGTTCTATATGATCGTCGGCCTCGTGCCGCTCGACGCCGGCGAGATCGACCTCGACGGCAATTCCATCAGCCTGCTGCCGATCCACCAGCGCGCGCACCTCGGGCTGTCGTATCTGCCGCAGGAAGCGTCCGTGTTCCGCAAGCTTACCGTCGAGCAGAACATTCGCGCCGTGCTTGAACTGCAAACGGACGATTCCGGCAAGCGGCTGTCGAAGGACGGCATCACGCAGCGCGCGGAGGCCTTGCTCGACGAGTTGCAGATTGCGCACTTGCGCGAGAATCCGGCGCTGTCGCTGTCGGGCGGCGAGCGGCGGCGCGTCGAGATTGCACGCGCGCTCGCGACCAACCCGAGCTTCATTCTGCTCGATGAACCGTTCGCCGGCGTCGATCCGATCGCCGTGCTGGAAATTCAGAAGATCGTGAAGTTTCTGAAGCAGCGCAACATCGGCGTGCTGATCACGGACCACAACGTGCGCGAGACGCTCGGCATCTGCGACCACGCATACATCATCAGCGACGGCAGCGTGCTGGCGGCCGGCGCGCCGAGCGAGATCATCGAGAATGAAAACGTGCGGCGGGTGTATCTCGGCGAGCATTTCCGCATGTAG
- a CDS encoding RNA polymerase factor sigma-54, with the protein MKASLQLRLSQHLALTPQLQQSIRLLQLSTLELQQEVAMAVAQNPLLENDDDWIASPLRVAADGSLIASPGASNAAPEPMMSNGSGSSSSSSERSESEPQGVDEYNGLASDGGADSSNWNLEDYGRSNNASDDDDLPPLQIHESTTTLRDHLTAQLRMTKANQRDRALITFLIESLDEDGYLTSSLEEIQADLPEELEVDVDELSAALALLQSFDPPGVGGRSASECLKLQLLRLDASPTRTLALEIVTNHLELLAARDFTRLRKQLKASDDALRDAHLLIRSLEPFPGAAYGKSEADYVVPDILVRKSASGWTAELNPEIVPRLRINHLYANILRNNRGDPGSGLLRQQLQEARWLIKNIQQRFETILRVAQAIVERQKNFFAHGEIAMRPLVLREIADTLGLHESTVSRVTTGKYMLTPFGTLEFKYFFGSHVSTDTGGAASSTAIRALIKQLIGAEDPKTPLSDSRIAELLAEQGFVVARRTVAKYREALKIPAVNLRKSL; encoded by the coding sequence ATGAAAGCCAGCCTACAACTCCGCCTCTCGCAGCATCTTGCGCTCACCCCGCAACTGCAGCAGTCCATCCGGCTGCTGCAGTTGTCGACGCTCGAATTGCAGCAGGAAGTGGCCATGGCCGTGGCGCAGAACCCGCTGCTCGAAAACGACGACGACTGGATCGCCAGCCCGCTGCGCGTGGCGGCGGATGGTTCGCTGATCGCCTCGCCCGGCGCGAGCAATGCGGCGCCGGAACCGATGATGAGCAACGGCTCCGGATCGAGTTCGTCGAGTTCCGAACGGTCGGAAAGCGAGCCGCAGGGCGTCGACGAGTACAACGGCCTCGCATCCGACGGCGGCGCGGATTCGAGCAACTGGAATCTGGAAGACTACGGCCGTTCGAACAACGCCTCCGACGACGACGACCTGCCGCCGCTGCAAATCCACGAATCCACCACCACGCTGCGCGACCATCTCACCGCGCAACTGCGCATGACGAAGGCGAATCAGCGCGACCGTGCGCTGATCACGTTTCTGATCGAATCGCTGGATGAGGACGGGTACCTCACGTCGTCGCTTGAAGAGATCCAGGCCGATTTGCCGGAGGAACTTGAAGTCGATGTCGATGAACTGAGCGCGGCACTCGCCTTGCTCCAGAGCTTCGACCCGCCGGGTGTCGGCGGCCGGTCGGCATCGGAGTGTCTGAAGCTGCAGTTGCTCAGGCTCGATGCATCGCCGACGCGCACGCTCGCCCTGGAAATCGTCACGAACCATCTGGAACTGCTCGCCGCGCGAGACTTCACACGCTTGCGCAAGCAATTGAAGGCAAGCGACGACGCGCTGCGGGACGCGCACTTGCTGATCCGCTCGCTGGAGCCGTTTCCCGGCGCGGCCTACGGCAAGAGCGAAGCGGACTACGTGGTGCCGGACATTCTGGTGCGTAAATCCGCCAGCGGCTGGACGGCTGAACTGAACCCGGAGATCGTGCCGCGGCTGCGGATCAACCATCTGTACGCGAACATTTTGCGCAACAACCGTGGCGATCCGGGCAGTGGTTTATTGCGTCAACAGCTTCAGGAAGCACGCTGGCTGATCAAGAATATCCAGCAGCGTTTCGAGACGATTCTTCGCGTCGCGCAGGCGATTGTCGAGCGTCAGAAGAACTTTTTTGCGCATGGTGAAATCGCCATGCGGCCCTTGGTTTTGCGGGAGATTGCTGATACGCTGGGTTTACACGAATCGACGGTCTCCCGTGTGACGACCGGGAAGTACATGCTCACCCCATTCGGGACGCTTGAATTTAAGTACTTCTTCGGATCGCACGTTTCCACCGACACGGGCGGCGCCGCATCGTCCACGGCGATCCGGGCCCTCATCAAGCAACTGATAGGAGCGGAAGACCCCAAAACTCCTCTTTCAGACAGCCGCATCGCCGAACTGCTGGCGGAACAAGGCTTCGTGGTCGCGCGGCGCACCGTCGCCAA